A single region of the Corallococcus macrosporus genome encodes:
- a CDS encoding HEAT repeat domain-containing protein, producing the protein MKPALLLTSCVLFLGACRSQAPRYPVAPVELAGATLQDNALLGFGPEGVRDLFDDALESSGRFERVGEDVPKPKKARPWRLSLEVPFTREVLKDGNPHSFAEVGANLSLERFGGNTPQRYEIVGLGEAAVEEDSAEGRRAAMRGALESVLRQVTESAVLQLAALERTDEALVADLQASDSRMREFALRTLAERKHPAAAPLLIDRLKDTSDAEQVRRTIGALAEMKAKSAVPALIDLARGKDSGFLQEIVFAVGEIGGPEAEAYLYTVAQGHDTPSVQAAAQQALDTLYASRNHATAEARGQGHADP; encoded by the coding sequence ATGAAGCCGGCCCTGCTGCTTACCTCCTGCGTGCTGTTCCTCGGGGCCTGCCGCTCGCAGGCCCCGCGCTATCCGGTGGCGCCGGTGGAGCTGGCCGGGGCCACCCTGCAGGACAACGCCCTCTTGGGCTTCGGTCCTGAAGGCGTGCGGGACCTGTTCGACGACGCGCTGGAGTCCTCCGGCCGCTTCGAGCGGGTGGGCGAGGACGTCCCCAAGCCCAAGAAGGCCCGTCCCTGGAGGCTGTCGCTGGAGGTGCCCTTCACCCGCGAGGTGCTGAAGGACGGCAACCCGCACAGCTTCGCGGAAGTGGGCGCCAACCTGTCCCTGGAGCGCTTCGGCGGCAACACCCCCCAGCGCTACGAGATCGTCGGCCTGGGCGAGGCGGCCGTGGAGGAGGACTCGGCGGAGGGGCGGCGGGCGGCCATGCGCGGCGCGCTGGAGAGCGTGCTGCGGCAGGTGACGGAGTCCGCGGTGCTGCAGCTCGCCGCGCTGGAGCGCACGGACGAGGCGCTGGTGGCGGACCTCCAGGCCTCCGACTCGCGCATGCGCGAGTTCGCCCTGCGGACGCTGGCCGAGCGCAAGCACCCGGCCGCGGCGCCGCTCCTGATTGACCGCCTCAAGGACACCAGCGACGCGGAGCAGGTGCGCCGCACCATTGGCGCGCTGGCGGAGATGAAGGCGAAGAGCGCGGTGCCGGCGCTCATCGATCTGGCGCGCGGCAAGGACTCCGGCTTCCTGCAGGAGATCGTCTTCGCGGTGGGCGAGATTGGCGGCCCGGAGGCGGAGGCGTACCTCTACACGGTGGCCCAGGGCCACGACACGCCGTCGGTGCAGGCCGCCGCGCAGCAGGCGCTGGACACACTCTACGCATCACGCAACCACGCAACCGCGGAGGCGCGTGGCCAGGGCCACGCGGACCCCTAG